DNA sequence from the Verrucomicrobiota bacterium genome:
AGTGAACATGCGTTCACTTTTTTATTGCCAATCAGACTTTTTAGGTTTGGTGTTTTTAGCGTTGTGAATATTAAAACCATGAAAAGCGAAAGTCGATTGTCCTTTCCAGAATGGGCGAATGCGTTGTTGGCCAGTGATCTGGAGGAAGGAAAGAAGAAAAGTTTTGGGATAACCATCCGCTGGTACCTGGGCTGGTGCAGGCGGAACAAGACGCAGGGGACGGTAATGGGGGACGGTAATGGGGTCAGTCCAATTATTCATGATTTTAAGGGAGTCAGAACAGGGTCAATGTTCATATCTCATATTGCGGCATAGATCCCAAATTAGAATGATCTCAAGGCAGGTTTCGGCCAACCGTTTTCTTCAAGGTTCCCTTGAACCGGGCGGTGGCGCCCTGATTGTGCATCCATTGGTCGAGCTCGACGCGGAATTGGGCCAGGGTGGTGAGAACGGCAATTGAGTCAGTCCAATTATTCATGATTTAAAGGTCTATTCTCGCCCTCATTTTTCCACCCGAATTTGCTTGGGAAACGATCAGTTATGGGACAAACAACAGCATTCCCATCATCAACCAACCAACGATCTATTTCTAAGAAGGAGTACTACAAAAAATGGGAAGACATCGCCAGGTTCTGGTAATTGCCCTTTCACTCGGTCGCCCGATTCTTTTCTGATTATAATGAATAATTGGGTGGCGCCATCGCTTCCCCCAGGAAGGCTGCATGCCTCACAAGAGTTCCGCACGGCAAGCGGAAGGCCCGCGTTCAAAATAGAATTACGCAGGTCATGCCGATGTAATTGCCTCTTGATTTTAGCTGGGTCGCTACCAAACTTTTCCATCATGGGATTTGCGGAAATCAAAGAAAACGCCAAGGGCCTTTCGGAAAAAGAGCGAAGAGAGTTGGTTGCTTTTTTGGTGCACCTTGAACAATCGACGGATCCCGATTACCTGGACAGAATTACCCGGAAAATAGACGAAACGGAAAAGTTTGTCTGGTGGGATGACGTCAAGGGTGAGTTTAACGAAGACTTATGGGGGTCCTTTGAACTGCTGGTCCATTTGGAAGCACTGGAGACTCTTCGAAAGATACGAGGGGAAAATCGAAAACAAATCCGCCGATTCCTTTCCATACTGCCCACCAATCTCTATCTCCAGCCTGATACGACATTCGAGGACCGCAAGGGAAGGATCGTAAGTAAGGTACGTATTCGTAATTACATCCTTGAGTATATCATCGATGATCCCGTGCGGGAAATAATTTTGCAGATCAGGTTTATTTGCCTATATCACTTGGCAATCGTAAAGTGAGAACTGGCGGTCATCCGTTACAATCGGAATCCCACGGGCTTTGCTTTGAGCAATCAACATACGGTCAAAGGGGTCTCGATGATGGAATGGCAAATCTTTCAAAGCCACCGCATCCTGACAACTAAAGTCCAGCATTTCGAAACCACTTCCGGTTATTTGTTCCAAGGGGTCAAAATCTATAACGAGTTTACCCAAAGAAGCCTTGATCATCATCTCCACCACGCAAACGGAACTCACGTAAACAATGTTTGCCAACGACTCAATTTCCGCCCGTTTCTCCTTTGCAATACGCTGAGGATCGGACAATCCCCACAGAAAAATATGCGTATCGAGGATCAGCTTCATTTGTTTTTCCCATAAAACATTTCAAGAATATCCGGGTCTTCTTCAAAAAAATCCGCGGGCAAGGTGAACTTGCCTGCCAGCATGCCCAGCTTGCGCTTCCCCTTCGGTTTGTGAGGCACCAAATCCACAAGAGGAAGATTGTTTTTTGCAATCACCACTTCCTCTCCATGAAAGGCTTTATCGATGAGCTTCGATAGATTCGCTTTCGCTTCAGAAACATTGACTATCATGACTTCTCCTTTTGAAATATTATAGGTCTAATTAACCTTAGTTGGTCTAGTTGGTCAACTATATAAACGGTTTCGGAAAACTGTTAATTCCGGTGCCCTGGCCGTAGGGAACCCATGCTTGAGAAAGTCAGAACAAAAACAGGGCCAATGTTCATATCTCATATTGCTGTATTGATTACAAAACGGGCGCGATCTCAAGGTAGCTTTCCCTGAACCGTTTTCTTCAGGGTTCCTTTGAACCGGGCGGTGTCGCCCTGGTCGTGCATCCATTGATCGAGCTCGACGCGGAATTGACCCAGGGTGGCGGTATGGCGGGGATCGCCCGCCAGGTTGACCTGTTCTGCGGGATCTTCGGTCAGGTGATAGAGTTCCTCGGCGGGTCGCCAGTAATAGCGTTGCACCACGCGGGCCGCGCCGGGGTCGGATTGGGCCTTCTCCAGCCAACTGTCGAAATACTGGTCAGAGGTCACCTGGTCAATATGGGTGGTGTGGGCATGGCTGGGAAACAGGTTGCGGATATACTTCCATTCCTCCGTTCGCACTGACCGGATGGGATAGACATTGGCGTCGCCGGTTTTTTGCCCGGCATCCTCGGTATGGGTGGTAAAGATGCGGTCCCGATGGGACGTTTTTTCGCCCCGCAAGACCCCGGCGAATGAGGCCCCGTCCAGGTTTTGGGGTGGCGGTTCTCCGGCGACTTCCACCAAGGTGGGCAGGATGTCGGTCCAGTTGACGAAGGCATCGGTACGGGAGCCGGCCTTGATCTTCTCTTTCCAGACCACGATCATGGGAACATGAATGCCCTCATCATAAAGATTCCATTTCGCAAAGGGCCATTGGGCGCCATGGTCGGAGGTCTGCAAGATGAAGGTGTCGTCCCCCAGAACAGCGTCCACCGTGTCGAGCACCTTCCCGAAATCGCGGTCCATCTGGTCAACGGCCCCCAGATAATTGGCCCGCCAGGCCCGGGTCTCCGGCGTATCCACATGCTCGGGAGGAATTCTTATGTCGGCCGCCTGCCACCGGTGACCCTCCTGGGGCCAGGGCGTATGCGGCCAGTTGGTTCCGACGAACAAGGCCAGGGGCCGCTCGTCCCGCCGCCCGCGCAGCCAGTCAACCGCCGCATCGATACAGACATCGTCATGAAAGCCGGTGTGCTCAAAATGTTCGAATCCATAGAGCTTGGTCTGCAGATAATGCCCCACTTTTCCGAAGGCCACCACCTGGTAACCCAGCTCCTGCAAATACGATGGAAGCTTTCGAATATAGGCATGCGGAGCCTGATGGTTGGATTCCGCACCATGCCGGGCCGGCATCAACCCGGTGAGCAGGCTGGCCCGATCCGAGGCGCAGCTCGGCGAGGCCACAAAGGCCCGGTTAAAAGTCATGCCCGCCCGTGCCAGCCGGTCCATGTTCGGCGTCGGGACCTGTGAAGCGCTATAAACCGTACTGTCCCGCAGGCTGTGGTCATCGGACAGAAGCACCACGATATTGGGCCGGTCCGTCGCGCCCAGAAGCGCGCCCGTTTTCATAAAACCTGAGGCCACCATGAGAACGCCAACAAGGAAGGATATTTTTAACGGCCTAGCTGCAGAGGTGGGGGTCTTCCTACTTTGATTAAGTGTTCTTAGAGGACAACTAGGTTTCGTATCCTGCCCGCTTTTCTGCCTGACCTTTAGATTTTTAATCATGAATAATCGGATTGACCTCTGCTATGTGTGGAAGTCCGGGGAGACTTATCGCTTTTTCCAAATTTGCACGTCATCCACATAAGCGTTTTTGGCGACCAGCAATCGAAGAGGTCTTTTTGTTTTATGGTCGAATCCTTCGGAGCGGAAAGTTCCTGCAAGTTTCCCATCAATGGTACAGCTGAGCTCGTCGCCTTGGATCGTGGCGTGGACCTGATGCCAGTGATTGGTAGTCAGTTTGTAGGGAAAGATCTTCCTCTTTTTGGAGATGAGCTCCTTTTGGACTTCTGTGATTGAGTTGTCTTGCCTGGCGTTTCGGATTTCCAGGTTCATTTCACCGGTTTTTTGGTCGGTTATTTTTACGTCCTCTGTTCCTATTGTTGCTTTGAAAAGATGTCCGGCCCAGACCGTCTTTAAATCCATGTCGGCAAAGTTGAGCGTCAAAATATCGTTCTCATCCTCAAACATAAAACGGAGTCCCAGTATGCCGTCCTTGAATGCGAATGCGTGTCGAACCGAGGTGGCATGATTGGCTTCGGCATGGGTGTAGATATACATGTGTCCATCGCGCAGATCGACTTCCTTATAACTCTTGGCCGTCTTGTCGCTGCTGGTGGTCCATTCGTTTCCCGGTTCATCTTTGAGTTCCTGGGATTCGGTTCTTTCAAAGCTGTCTTCGAAAATCAACATTCCGAAATCGTTGCTGGATGCTTTGGCAGAGTTGAGGATTAACAAGGACAGAAATAAGAAATAGGGTTTTAGTGCTTTCATGAATGGGACGATCCGGGTGCAATTAAATTGAATAGCATGGCTGGTATTTACTGAAAGTCTCGCACTAAATAGGAAAGGGCGCATTTCGGAAATATTCATTATCGATAATTTTCAATATCATCTCCACCAACCAAATTGGAGAATATCTTTGCTGGATCGATTTTGAAATTAGTGTCTTGATACTAAGAGCATATGAAAATTCAGACGATAGAAACATTCCTGTTAGAGAGTTCAATTGATGAACCTTTTGCCTGGTCACAGGGTATGGCTGCGAAACGAGCTGCGCTAATCTGCAAGATTACCACCGACGATGGGTTGGTCGGTTGGGGTGAAGGAGGGGGCTCTCCGTCTCAAACGATTATCCACGATTATTTCGCTCCGCAGTTGCTCGGTGAGGATCCAGGCAATATTAACAAATTGTGGCACAAGTTATTTCACACGATTCACAACGATAATCAGGCAGGTGGATTCGGCGGCGGTGCGATTAGCTGTATTGATATCGCTCTGTGGGATCTCTTGGGTAAGTCCGTAGGTAAAAGTATCGCTGAGCTACTTGGCGGATCGGTAAGGGAGAAGGTCTCTGTTTACGCAACAGGACTCTATTATCGGGATGATGAAGGTTATGCCAAATTAACGGCGGAAGCTGAATCGTATGTCGAAGCTGGTTACCAAGGCATGAAGACAAAAATTGGAGGACTCAGCGTGTCCGATGATGTTAGGCGCGTAGCGGCCATTCGTGATGCGATAGGCGACGATCTCTTTTTAATGGTGGATGCGAATAAGGCCTACAATGTTTCGACCGCGATAGATATTGGAAACCGGTTGGCAGAATTGGATATCCATTGGTTTGAAGAACCTCTGATTGCGAATGATGTAGAAGGTTATTTGGATGTCAAAGCCGGGCAACCTCTGACCGTTGCCGGAGGTGAAGTTTGGTACAACCGTTTTGAGGCCAGGGACTTTCTGGCTCGCAGGGCACTTGATATTGCTCAGCCCGACGTTCGTTATATCGGCGGTATCACCGAGTTTCGAAATGTTGCCAGCACCGCTAATGCCATGGGAATTCAGGTCAACCCTCATGTATGGGGTTCGGCGATCATGATTTCCGCGAGCATCAGCCTGGCCTCGACTTTCGCTCCTTGTCCTTACGCCCGTATCCCCCGGCCCTATCAACAGGAGCCGGTGATGGAATTCGATCAGACCCCAAACCCCATTCGCAATGATTTGGCTTCGATTACGTTTGAGCAATCGGGAGGATTTGTGGAGATTCCACGAGGTCCGGGATTGGGTTTGGAGATAGATGAATTGGCCGTGAAGCGATTTTGCGTTCGACAAATGATCAGTAATTAACGGGAAATTTTATATCCCATTCAGACTTTAAGACATCAATCATGAAAGCAGCAGTTTATAAAGGTAATCGAACGGTAGGAGTAGGGGAGAGTGTTGTCATTCCTCCAGCAAAAGGTGAAGTGCGACTCGACGTCGCCTATTGTGGAATTTGTGGAACCGACATTCATATTTTCCATGGTCATATGGATCAACGGGTAAAAACCCCGCTACCAATCGGTCACGAAGTCTCTGCCGTTGTTGCAGAAGTGGGAGAAGGTGTTAGCAATGTGTCGGTGGGCGACCGGGTTGCTGTTCGACCGTTGTTATTTGGCGAAGCGTCGGACTTTGATAAGGGGCATGCTCATGTTGGAAAAAACCTGAAGTTTATCGGTATCGATTTGCCTGGCGGTATGCAGGCTTCCTGGACCGTACCTGCATACACCTTGCACAGTCTGCCTGACGATCTGAGCCTTGAGCATGGAGCCATGATCGAACCAGCCGCCGTGGCTTGTCATGATGTCCGCTTGGGAGAAGTGGTTGTCGGCGAAAACTGTGTGGTAATCGGCGGAGGACCCATCGGATTGCTTATCGCTTTGGTCGCGAAGGAAAAAGGTGCCCATGTCATTCTTTCGGAAGTAAATGAATCGCGTCTCAAGCTGGCCGCTTCGTTGGGGCTTGGTGCGGTTAACCCCCTTAAAACGAATTTGGTCGAGGCAGTTCGAGAAGCTACGAATGGTTCTATGGCTGACTGTGTATTTGAAGTTTCGGGATCCGGTCCCGGTGTTGAAGTGATGACTGAATTGCCCAATGTGCGGGGACGTATTGTGATGGTTGCCATCCACCCTCAACCCAAGCCGGTCAACCTGTTTAAGTTTTTCTGGTCGGAGTTGAAGTTGATTGGTGCCCGCCTCTATGAAGAGCGGGATTTTGACGAAGCCATAGCGCTTGCCGCTAGCGGAAAATTGCACCTCGAGAAGCTGATCACGCGGATTAGTCCAATTGATGTAGTTCAGGAAACGTTTGAAATCATTGAAGCGAATCCGGATGGCATCAAATACCTCATAGATTGCAGAAGTTAATTTCTATTAATCATGAGTATTCAAAACGGCTTTGATCTTTCGGGAAAAACGGCACTGGTTACCGGTTGCAAACGGGGAATCGGAAAATCCATGGCATTGGGATTGGCGGAGGCCGGTGCCGACATCATCGGTGTTTCAGCTACCCTCGAAACCAAGGGAAGCCAGATTGAAAAGGAGGTGACCGCCTTGGGCCGATCCTTTACAGGTTACCAGTGTGATTTTGCTGATCGTGGATCCGTCTATGCGTTTATCGAGTAGGGAAAAGGGGTCAGCCCTTGATGTTTGGTGTCGAGTTAACATGACGGCTGACGTTGCTTGGATCTCCCATGTTTAAGCGGCGGGCAATCCAGGGATTGCTTGCGCTGGTTTTACTTCTTAGTTCTTTTGCGAGTTCAATTTTCCAAGTGGCTGACTTCTTGTCTTGCGACACCTGCTGTTCTGTCTTTCGGTGCTTCCGAATCCATTTGGAAACCAGTGTTTCGTGGGTCAGTTCGTTCAACTCCCGGAGCTCCCTTCCTCCCCAGTCCTTGGCGGCTTCCATTTTTTTGAAATCTTTATGCAGTTCTTTCTTATAGTCCTCAGTCGCAATCGCCCAACCACGCAGGTATTTCTTTTGCATTTCAGTTTTTTTGCGCGGATCTCCTTCTTCCTGCAGATGTAGTAACTTTTCGTATTGGCGAATGCCTGAAAGGTTATCAGGCAAATTACATTCAGACAAAAACCCGCCGCGAACCAGTGGAGGCATGACGGAACGCTTGAATAATTTGGGATAGCTGGAGAGAGAAAATTGCTTCAACTGGTCGACGCCCAGAAGTTTGGCTCTTACCGGATTCAGGTGAATGTAGTTGACCAGTCCCAGCAAAGAACGTCCGGGCTCGACAAGAAGTGCTTTGTAGCGTCCCTGGAAAACATGGCCTTGCTCCCCTGTGAATTTATTAAATCGATTGCCGAAGGTGCCCTGAAGCCAACGCATACCTTCAACCAGGTTTCCAAGGGGAGTCTCCAGGGCCAAATGGTAGTGGTTGCTCATGATGACATAAGCGTGTAATTTCCACCCCCAACGCGCGCAGACTTCAAAGATCGCTTTTTCAAACTGCTCCCCAGTCTTCCCAATGGTAAACAGGTCCTTTCGATAGTTCCCTCTTGAGATCACATGATACAACGCTCCGCGGTATTGAATGCGAGGTTTACGAGCCATAACGCCAATCCAATCGAACTAGAGAAAGGCGTTAATACCAAACATCAAGGGCTGATCCTTTCCCCCTCGGCACTGCGCCGATAGATTGCGCGAGGGCGGCTGGGTGGCTTCTGCTTTCAGATCGCGATGCATGCGCTCATGGGAGCCGTTTTCATGCGGAGAGGCGGGTGTCATAAACTCCACTTGTATGCCCTGTTCTATCCACCATACGCTCAGCTGCGACAAGCCTCCCAAGGCGATGGAGGCAAATGGCGTGCCATTGTCCACGCGAATGATATCGGGCTGGCCATGGTGACGCATCAGCTTTTTACATAGGCGAAACGTGCCCTTGAATTGCTGGTTGGCGCAGGCATGACATCCAACCACATAACGACTGTAGCGGTCGCACACTGTAAACGGATCGCAGCGCTGGCCATCTTGCAGGATGAACCAGCCCTTGAAATCGAAAGTCCATACTTCGTTCGGCCGCGTCGGCTCGGTCAGATGCTCTGGGTGGACCCGATACACACCCGCCTTACGCTTGCGCTTCTGGCTCAGACCGTGGCGACTGAGGACCAAGGCAATGGTGCTTTCGTGGGGCGGGCGATCGATGCCATGAATCTTTATCAATAGATCGCGGAGCTTCTTCGGCCCCCAGGTCGGATGCTTCCGACGCTCCTTGAGTATCAGCTTCTCAACTCCATCAGCCGTCGTACTCGGACAATGCTTCGGACGGCGGCTGCGCTCCTTCAAGCCCTCCCGGCCTTCCGCTTCATAGCGCAATAGATACTTGTGACCGGTCTTTCGACTGATCCCAAAGTCCGTACATAAACTACTGATCGTAAAACGGCCCGTCTGGGCCAAGGTAACAAATCGCTCTTTTTCGGTCATCGGTTCGGTTTCTTTCCAAGGCATAAGTGCCAATAAAAAGTGTTACCGATGTCCTTAGAAGATCTGTTACCGATGTCCTCGGATCATACCCTCCATGACCCCATTGGCTCTCCCCCCATTGGCTCTCCATTGAGGCCAAGCTCAAATTGAAGGTGAACCAGGAAAAGAGCCAAGTGGTTAAAGCCCCCCAGCTCGAATTCCTAGGGTTTGCATTCAAAGGCAAACGAATCGTGTGGAGTGCCAAGTCACTGCACTCGTTCAAATACCGTATCCTTAAGCTAACGAGTCGAAGCTTGGGTGTATCCATGAAATGGCGACTAATGAAGCTTACGCAATACATGCGTGGGTGGATGGGTTACTATGGAATAAGTCACACCTACAAAGTGGTTCTTAGTCTGGATAGTTGGATACGGCGTCGTTTGCGTTGTTGTTATTGGAAGCAGTGGAAGACAATCAGTAACCGAATCCGCAATCTGATGAAACTGGGGATAGGTCGCAGAAATGCGACTCTCCATGGAGTCTCGGGTAAGGGTTGCTGGGTAATGTCTAAAACTCCTGTCATTAATGAAGCACTCTCCTCAGACTGGTTAAGCAACCAAGGATTATTATCTCTTAAAACATTGTGGATTCATATCCATTATCCAACTACGGTTCGATAGCGTTTCGGAACCGCCTAGTGCGGATCCGCATGCTAGGTGGTGTGGGGGCTGGGGGTTAGATTCCCTCAGCTACCCGATTTCTGATTTGATGCGGTCCGACAACCACATCTTCACGATGGATTGTCTGGTAACACCGACTCGTTTCGCTTCCTTGTCGAGTGTAGAAATCATCCAGACAGGAAGATCGACATTCATTCGTTTCTGCTCAAGTCCGGGACGCGTAGCTTTGCTCCAATCAAGGTATTTGCTTATGTCCTCTCCATCATCGAATCGTTGATCGAGTTCCTTAGCTGTTATGGTATCCTTCTTTTTCTTCATCTCTTGCCTTTCGTACCGATATTATTCTCAAGTTCGTTTCTCTCAGCGTGAATATGCACGTCCACAGACTCCCACGATAGCTCCCGATGAGGGCATAGCGCTCTTCGGTTGTGGATCGGGCAGGAACGATGAGGTGTCTTTCATCATCCCAGAGTGTTTGTGCTTCGTTGAAATCTATACCGTGCTTTTCACGATTCGATTCTGACTTTTCGGGGTCATACTCGAATTCCATTATGGTATAAAAAAGGAATAATTAAGGAATCGTCAACTTCTTTCTCAGAACGCTATATTAAGTAGCACTCAGTGCAACGTAACTTGGTTGAATGCCGAGATTATTTTGGAGTGTTTCATTCTTGAAACTCAATAAACATCGGGCGTGTAGGTAGAGCAAGGTGAAATATTTGCTCACTCCTTTTCCGTCGATTGTTGCAGTCACGTAGGTACTTTCCTCAAATTGCATCATATCCAGGTGAAAACAGTTGTTGATTACGGGAGAAAATCGCAGGATTTGGCGGTAATCGCATGCATTAATGTTTCAGTGAAATTGAAAAATTGAGTGCTCTAAACAACTGGTTTAAAGAAGTAATAAATGATAATGATATTATGTTCACTATTTTATTGCAAAGCTCAGAGTTTGCTTATGTGTATCTTACACTCTCATGAAGCAACACTTGGTTCGGGTAAAAGAGCTTTATAACAAGGATAGAGAAGCTGGTGTGCCTGGTGTGTATTTGCCTCCTGCCCTAGCCAGAAAATATCCGAAGGCGGGCGAGCAATGGATATGGCAGTGGGTGTTCCCAAGCCGTCAGCTTAGTAAAGATCCTCGGAGTGAGGTTGTGCGTCGGCATCATCTTACAAAAACGCCTTATCAAAGACAAATTACTAAAGCTGCCCGACGTGCTGGGATTAACAAGCGGGTGACATCACATACTCTGCGACATAGTTATGCCACGCACTTACTGGAAAACGGTGTGGACATAAGCCTGCAGTTTTCACCGGATGTGTCCAAACAGGTAATAAATATTTAAGATAATGTAGTTTAAATGTACAATCTGAATGCTACCTGTGGGTATATGGTTTAGACCCATCCTCGGGATGACATGCCGGTTGTTCCTCCCTCACGGCTGCGG
Encoded proteins:
- a CDS encoding CopG family antitoxin, translated to MKKKKDTITAKELDQRFDDGEDISKYLDWSKATRPGLEQKRMNVDLPVWMISTLDKEAKRVGVTRQSIVKMWLSDRIKSEIG
- a CDS encoding transposase — translated: MARKPRIQYRGALYHVISRGNYRKDLFTIGKTGEQFEKAIFEVCARWGWKLHAYVIMSNHYHLALETPLGNLVEGMRWLQGTFGNRFNKFTGEQGHVFQGRYKALLVEPGRSLLGLVNYIHLNPVRAKLLGVDQLKQFSLSSYPKLFKRSVMPPLVRGGFLSECNLPDNLSGIRQYEKLLHLQEEGDPRKKTEMQKKYLRGWAIATEDYKKELHKDFKKMEAAKDWGGRELRELNELTHETLVSKWIRKHRKTEQQVSQDKKSATWKIELAKELRSKTSASNPWIARRLNMGDPSNVSRHVNSTPNIKG
- a CDS encoding maturase → MVKAPQLEFLGFAFKGKRIVWSAKSLHSFKYRILKLTSRSLGVSMKWRLMKLTQYMRGWMGYYGISHTYKVVLSLDSWIRRRLRCCYWKQWKTISNRIRNLMKLGIGRRNATLHGVSGKGCWVMSKTPVINEALSSDWLSNQGLLSLKTLWIHIHYPTTVR
- a CDS encoding tyrosine-type recombinase/integrase, which produces MKQHLVRVKELYNKDREAGVPGVYLPPALARKYPKAGEQWIWQWVFPSRQLSKDPRSEVVRRHHLTKTPYQRQITKAARRAGINKRVTSHTLRHSYATHLLENGVDISLQFSPDVSKQVINI
- a CDS encoding helix-turn-helix domain-containing protein, giving the protein MPWKETEPMTEKERFVTLAQTGRFTISSLCTDFGISRKTGHKYLLRYEAEGREGLKERSRRPKHCPSTTADGVEKLILKERRKHPTWGPKKLRDLLIKIHGIDRPPHESTIALVLSRHGLSQKRKRKAGVYRVHPEHLTEPTRPNEVWTFDFKGWFILQDGQRCDPFTVCDRYSRYVVGCHACANQQFKGTFRLCKKLMRHHGQPDIIRVDNGTPFASIALGGLSQLSVWWIEQGIQVEFMTPASPHENGSHERMHRDLKAEATQPPSRNLSAQCRGGKDQPLMFGINAFL
- a CDS encoding alcohol dehydrogenase catalytic domain-containing protein codes for the protein MKAAVYKGNRTVGVGESVVIPPAKGEVRLDVAYCGICGTDIHIFHGHMDQRVKTPLPIGHEVSAVVAEVGEGVSNVSVGDRVAVRPLLFGEASDFDKGHAHVGKNLKFIGIDLPGGMQASWTVPAYTLHSLPDDLSLEHGAMIEPAAVACHDVRLGEVVVGENCVVIGGGPIGLLIALVAKEKGAHVILSEVNESRLKLAASLGLGAVNPLKTNLVEAVREATNGSMADCVFEVSGSGPGVEVMTELPNVRGRIVMVAIHPQPKPVNLFKFFWSELKLIGARLYEERDFDEAIALAASGKLHLEKLITRISPIDVVQETFEIIEANPDGIKYLIDCRS
- a CDS encoding sulfatase, producing the protein MKTGALLGATDRPNIVVLLSDDHSLRDSTVYSASQVPTPNMDRLARAGMTFNRAFVASPSCASDRASLLTGLMPARHGAESNHQAPHAYIRKLPSYLQELGYQVVAFGKVGHYLQTKLYGFEHFEHTGFHDDVCIDAAVDWLRGRRDERPLALFVGTNWPHTPWPQEGHRWQAADIRIPPEHVDTPETRAWRANYLGAVDQMDRDFGKVLDTVDAVLGDDTFILQTSDHGAQWPFAKWNLYDEGIHVPMIVVWKEKIKAGSRTDAFVNWTDILPTLVEVAGEPPPQNLDGASFAGVLRGEKTSHRDRIFTTHTEDAGQKTGDANVYPIRSVRTEEWKYIRNLFPSHAHTTHIDQVTSDQYFDSWLEKAQSDPGAARVVQRYYWRPAEELYHLTEDPAEQVNLAGDPRHTATLGQFRVELDQWMHDQGDTARFKGTLKKTVQGKLP
- a CDS encoding type II toxin-antitoxin system VapC family toxin, with translation MKLILDTHIFLWGLSDPQRIAKEKRAEIESLANIVYVSSVCVVEMMIKASLGKLVIDFDPLEQITGSGFEMLDFSCQDAVALKDLPFHHRDPFDRMLIAQSKARGIPIVTDDRQFSLYDCQVI
- a CDS encoding type II toxin-antitoxin system prevent-host-death family antitoxin is translated as MIVNVSEAKANLSKLIDKAFHGEEVVIAKNNLPLVDLVPHKPKGKRKLGMLAGKFTLPADFFEEDPDILEMFYGKNK
- a CDS encoding BrnT family toxin produces the protein MEFEYDPEKSESNREKHGIDFNEAQTLWDDERHLIVPARSTTEERYALIGSYRGSLWTCIFTLRETNLRIISVRKARDEEKEGYHNS
- a CDS encoding mandelate racemase/muconate lactonizing enzyme family protein, giving the protein MKIQTIETFLLESSIDEPFAWSQGMAAKRAALICKITTDDGLVGWGEGGGSPSQTIIHDYFAPQLLGEDPGNINKLWHKLFHTIHNDNQAGGFGGGAISCIDIALWDLLGKSVGKSIAELLGGSVREKVSVYATGLYYRDDEGYAKLTAEAESYVEAGYQGMKTKIGGLSVSDDVRRVAAIRDAIGDDLFLMVDANKAYNVSTAIDIGNRLAELDIHWFEEPLIANDVEGYLDVKAGQPLTVAGGEVWYNRFEARDFLARRALDIAQPDVRYIGGITEFRNVASTANAMGIQVNPHVWGSAIMISASISLASTFAPCPYARIPRPYQQEPVMEFDQTPNPIRNDLASITFEQSGGFVEIPRGPGLGLEIDELAVKRFCVRQMISN